One window of the Thamnophis elegans isolate rThaEle1 chromosome 6, rThaEle1.pri, whole genome shotgun sequence genome contains the following:
- the LOC116510758 gene encoding protocadherin beta-16-like, with amino-acid sequence MENCFWKRQGLYVLLSFSFLRVMCASIRFSVPEEKKKGFLVANVLKELKLKTGELTTRKAHLVAEGTQEYFHLDIQTGNLLTNDKIDREALCGQNVPCLLLSQLVLENPLDIFNIEIKIEDVNDNAPKFWKNNVEVDILETVPKSTTFPLEPAHDEDLGENSIQNYTLSPNEHFQLEIQKNEDRKDNIYLVLKKTLDRERMPHLELILMAIDGGVPKKTGTVQININVLDNNDNFPLFSKSEYQARIKENLPKGTPVIKVEATDLDLGSNAQILYSFHQVPERINNLFSLNEITGEITVWGEIDYEKENSYSMSIRATDGGGLSGHCNVLIEVEDENDNPPEVSIISLISTLKEDSPPDTMVALFNVRDQDSGDNSKTVCSVQMNLPFVLKATTKNLYQLVLQSPLDRETVTEYNITITAIDWGAPRLTSTRLINVQISDVNDNSPLFEKSSYDMQIRENNIPGLLIGSVHALDLDTTLNAKVNYLVLPGKGDGMVTSYISINSETGNMYALRSLDYEQIRGFRVTVRASDGGSPSLSSEVIVRIHIIDENDNAPFFLYPLQNNTSPCNELLPKIAEAGYLVTKVVAVDADSGQNSWLSYELLKATDPALFSIGAQNGEVKTRRVLNERDPSKQRLVILVRDNGLPPQTSTALLNVLLVDGFSDPFLRRVDVSVQEPEEDKTLTKYLVICLAAVSFVFLVCIVVFIVVKIFKKDPQTQFPTTHPHFPIASSDTPGNCADSQNGSLSRTYRYDVCLTGGSLSSEFRFLRPLFPVFSVGDVNVPGNSNISSDIQGTSEQVSVNGAKKEVRKTCN; translated from the coding sequence ATGGAGAATTGCTTTTGGAAAAGGCAAGGTCTGTatgtccttctctctttctcattccttaGAGTAATGTGTGCTTCAATTCGCTTTTCTGTCCccgaggaaaagaaaaaggggttTCTGGTGGCTAATGTGCTGAaggaattgaaactgaaaacagGGGAGCTTACCACACGCAAAGCACATTTAGTTGCTGAGGGCACTCAGGAATACTTCCACCTTGATATTCAAACTGGGAATCTGTTGACTAATGATAAAATAGACAGAGAAGCTTTATGTGGCCAGAATGTTCCTTGTCTACTTCTTTCTCAGCTTGTTTTGGAAAACCCCTTAGATATCTTTAATATTGAAATCAAGATAGAAGATGTGAATGACAATGCACCCAAATTTTGGAAAAACAATGTGGAGGTAGACATTCTTGAGACTGTTCCTAAAAGTACAACATTCCCCTTGGAACCTGCCCACGATGAGGATTTGGGagaaaatagcatccaaaattataCTCTTAGTCCCAATGAGCATTTTCAGCTTGAAATACAAAAGAATGAAGATAGAAAAGACAATATATACCTTGTTTTGAAGAAAACATTAGATAGGGAGAGGATGCCACACCTTGAATTGATTCTAATGGCTATTGATGGAGGAGTTCCAAAGAAAACCGGCACAGttcaaattaatattaatgttctGGATAATAATGATAACTTTCCTCTGTTTAGTAAGTCTGAATACCAGGCAAGAATAAAGGAGAATCTCCCTAAGGGCACTCCTGTGATTAAGGTGGAAGCTACAGATCTGGATTTGGGTTCAAATGCACAGATCCTCTACTCGTTCCATCAGGTGCCTGAAAGAATAAacaatttgttttctttaaatgaaatTACTGGTGAAATAACTGTTTGGGGAGAGATCgattatgaaaaagaaaatagctACAGCATGAGCATCAGAGCAACAGATGGAGGGGGTCTTTCAGGGCATTGCAATGTACTGATCGAGGTTGAAGATGAGAATGACAATCCCCCAGAAGTGTCCATTATATCTCTGATCAGCACTTTAAAGGAGGACTCTCCCCCAGATACAATGGTGGCCCTCTTCAATGTGAGAGACCAAGACTCTGGAGACAACAGCAAAACGGTCTGCTCCGTGCAGATGAATCTCCCTTTTGTGCTGAAAGCCACCACAAAAAACCTTTATCAGCTTGTGCTCCAAAGTCCCCTAGACAGAGAGACAGTCACTGAATACAACATCACCATCACTGCCATTGATTGGGGAGCTCCTAGGCTCACTTCCACAAGATTGATTAATGTTCAGATCTCCGATGTCAATGATAACTCTCCCCTTTTTGAAAAGTCTTCATATGACATGCAAATCAGGGAGAATAATATTCCAGGCTTGCTCATTGGCTCAGTCCATGCTCTGGATCTGGACACAACGCTGAATGCTAAAGTGAATTACTTAGTTCTGCCTGGGAAGGGTGATGGCATGGTGACTTCTTACATCTCAATCAACTCTGAAACTGGAAACATGTATGCCCTCCGATCCCTGGACTATGAGCAGATAAGAGGCTTCAGAGTTACTGTGAGGGCATCTGATGGTGGTTCTCCTTCCCTGAGCTCAGAAGTGATTGTCCGAATCCACATCATAGATGAGAATGACAACGCTCCCTTCTTCCTGTATCCCCTCCAGAACAACACATCCCCATGCAATGAGCTGCTTCCCAAGATAGCCGAGGCCGGCTATCTGGTCACCAAGGTGGTTGCAGTGGACGCAGATTCTGGCCAAAACTCCTGGCTTTCCTATGAATTGCTGAAGGCCACAGACCCAGCCCTTTTCAGCATAGGAGCGCAGAATGGGGAAGTGAAAACCAGGAGAGTCCTGAATGAGCGAGACCCAAGTAAGCAGAGGCTGGTGATACTGGTCAGAGACAACGGCCTTCCTCCACAGACCAGCACGGCGTTGCTTAATGTTCTTCTTGTGGATGGCTTTTCAGATCCCTTCCTGAGGAGGGTGGATGTCAGTGTGCAAGAACCGGAAGAAGATAAAACCTTGACCAAGTATCTGGTGATCTGCTTGGCTGCAGTCTCCTTTGTGTTCCTGGTCTGCATTGTTGTGTTTATTGTGGTCAAAATCTTCAAGAAGGACCCACAAACCCAATTTCCTACTACTCATCCTCACTTCCCAATTGCCAGTTCTGATACTCCAGGGAACTGTGCTGATTCACAGAATGGGTCGCTTTCCCGGACTTACCGTTATGATGTTTGTTTGACTGGTGGATCCTTAAGTAGCGAGTTCCGATTCCTCAGGCCTCTCTTTCCTGTCTTTTCGGTGGGAGATGTCAACGTCCCAGGGAACAGTAATATTTCTTCAGACATCCAAGGTACTTCTGAGCAAGTTTCAGTAAATGGTGCAAAGAAAGAGGTGAGGAAAACATGTAATTAA